A stretch of DNA from Candidatus Eisenbacteria bacterium:
GCAGGACAGGCCTTGAGGCGCGATCAGCCGTGCACGCCGGCCGGGATGCGGAACAGCTCGCGAGCGTTGGCGGTCGTGATGCGGTCCGCCGTTTCCGGCGTCCATCCGCGGATCTCGCAGAGTCGCCGCACGACGCGGGGCAGGAGCCCTGGCTCGTTGCGCTTGAGCGAGCGCGGCTCGGGCTCGAGGTACGGCGCGTCGGTCTCCAGCATCAGCATCGACTCGGGCGCGACCCGGACCGCCTCATCGAGCGCCGCGTGACCGTAGGTGAGACAGCCTCCGATCCCGAGCTTGAAGGCCAGCGCCTCGGCGCGCGCGATCACCTCGGGCCCATCGTCGTAGCAATGGAGGACTCCGCCGGCGGCGGGGCGCGTCTCTTCCAGGATGGCGAGCACGTCCGCGAGCGCGCTGCGCTGGTGGATCACCACCGGCAATCCCACCTCGTCGGCCAGCGCGAGCTGAGCGCGGAACCAGCGCTCCTGATCGGCGCGCGGCGCGTAATCCCGATAGAAGTCGAGCCCGGTCTCGCCGATCGCAACGACCCGTGGATGACGAGCGTGATCGCGAAGCTCGTCGAGATAGGAATCCGGAACCTTGGCCGATTCGCTGGGATGGACGCCGACGCACAGGAACAGGGTCGGATGCTCGCGCGCGAGCGCATGAGCCTTCTCGAGGATCTTGGGCGCGTAGGCGATCTCGACGAAGTGGGTCACGCCCGAGACGCGCGCTCGGTCGAACACCTGCTGGCGGTCGCGATCGAAGCGCTTGTCGGCGAGGTGGCAGTGGGTATCGATCACGTACCGGCCATGGCGACCGCGGCGAGCTACGAGGCCGCGCTCTGAAGCTCGATGCGCGGGAAGAGGCTCTTCACCTCGCCCAGCGTGCGGCCCGTGAACAGGCCGCCGCCGAACGCCGGACGCGCGTCGTCGTCGCGGATCTCGCCCGGCGTGCCGGGCAGCGCGAGCAGGGACCACAGCTCGGCGCTCTTGCCGGGAATGGCAGGCCAGGTCCATAACGCCACCAAGCGAAGCGTCTCGAGCAATGCCGCCAGCGCGGTGGACAGCTCGTTCCTCCGCGACGGATCCTTGGCCAGCGACCAGGGCTTCACGCGCTCGATGAATTCGTTGGCGCGCTGTACCGGCCGCCACGCCGCGGCCAGCGCTTCGTGGACCTCCAGGTCCTCGAAGTGGGCCGGAACCTGCTCCTGTGCTTCCTCGGCGGCCTCGAGCAAGGCGTCGAACGCTTCACGCGCGGCCGGATCCTGAAGACATGCGGGCTCCCAGTGCTCGGGCCCCTGGCCACCGAAGTATTTGTGGACCATGGTGACGGTGCGGCTCGCGAGGTTGCCGAGATCGTTCGCAAGGTGCGTGTTGCAGTGCTCGGCCAGCTGCTCGAGAGTGAATTCGCCGTCGCGTCCGGTCGGAATCGCGTGGAGCAGATAGAAGCGCAACGCATCGATGCCGAACCGGTCGGCCAGCTCGATGGGATCCACGACGTTGCCGACGGACTTGGAGAGCTTTTCGCCGCGGACGTAGATGAAGCCGTGCACGTAGACCTGGCGCGGAAGGGGCACGCCCGCGGCCAGCAGCAAAGCCGGCCACAG
This window harbors:
- a CDS encoding TatD family hydrolase, giving the protein MIDTHCHLADKRFDRDRQQVFDRARVSGVTHFVEIAYAPKILEKAHALAREHPTLFLCVGVHPSESAKVPDSYLDELRDHARHPRVVAIGETGLDFYRDYAPRADQERWFRAQLALADEVGLPVVIHQRSALADVLAILEETRPAAGGVLHCYDDGPEVIARAEALAFKLGIGGCLTYGHAALDEAVRVAPESMLMLETDAPYLEPEPRSLKRNEPGLLPRVVRRLCEIRGWTPETADRITTANARELFRIPAGVHG